The region GCATCATGACTAGTTGCAAACATGCAGCATCGCGGCTCTGCACGTCACCTGCATTGCGGATTATCGCCACCTGTATAACGATGCGAGGATTATGAAAGTGTCGCGAGCTTAATGACCTTCTTACAGCCGTAGAAGTGCACTTGACTGTGCACCGATATAACTGAAATAGTGCGctaattacaattgtaataCACATACATCAAGATCCATACATCCTCTTATATTCTCATTCCAGCATTGCAGTCTGTGATGGGATTGCGCAGTTTACGCCAGGTCGTTGTACTAGGACATATTATGCCAGTATTAACGTAGAGctgagaaatgaaatcgttTCACAATGCAAATTGTTATTTACCTACCTAACCAATAAACCGGTTTGAAGGGGATTTTTCATCGTGTCATACGTCCTGCCGTATACCCGttattacacatacatatttatttttcgacgCGCAGTACGATTGCTGCTCAGCAGATTACTTGTCGGTAGAGTAATTACGGGCAGTGCGATTTACGATCCTCTGTAAAAGTTAAATTATACctacaacaattgtaatatTCTCGGTGTGATTTGCGAGGCGATAAAAATGACGAAAGGACGCGTTtgactgaaagaaaaattgaaagaaaaaaaacaaacacattGTCGTACAAATCTAATGAGTTACTAGTGTGATGGCTATCCGGTGTTACACAAGCAGCCGTATTATTTGGCtctggaatattttttcctcgcaAGGTCGATATCGAAACAGGACGCCTAATGTCATAATTATCTTACGAACGAAACTTCAAGAGCTTGAAGAATATCCGtctactgattgtgagaacCAACGTGCCAGGCTTTGCTATTCAGAATTAAGCTTCGTCACTGCGAGATAGTTCACCGGTACGTTACGAATTGTCGTAGACCATGCATATAACGGTTAGCTACGTGGTAATAGGTGAAGGTTGTAAGCAATAAGGAACGGCAAATCCAAGCGTCCAGTTCGTTCAGCAGGAAATTAATTGATTGGTCCTCATGAGAGGACTGTATAACGGTGCTTATGAAGCGCGACGGAGCTACCGCGCTATCTTTTACCACTGAATAAGTTTTAGGAGGAAAGATAAATCATACCGGCCCCAACCGGTATCTGTAGTaggattcgatcgaatcgttCATTAACACCGAGGACTGCGAAAAATGTCAACGATATCTGAAGTCAAAGTTATTCAAAGAGTAAAAGGATACGAAACCCTAAAACTATTATGACGACAATGTTTCAGTAACAACCGGAAATTGCCACAAAACGAGCAGAATATAACGTCGGGACCAGAGGTGATAGCGGTCTCAAAATCGAGACAAGCAGCTCCGCAGGTACTGGCAGTCGGTGCAAAAAACCTTTTATTACTGAGCTATGGTTGTACAATTGGATTTAGCACCATTCTCCTTCCTGCTCTGCAGAAAGCGGAACCCGAAATTGATGTCACCCTCGACGAAATCACGTGGATCAGTAAGTCACGCGATCATTGCGAATAGCGCACTAATTATgctaaatattttaattacctTGAACGAAAACGGTATTAAACCTGAACAAGGAACCGAAATCTTTTAGGCCATTAAATTTCATCACTTTATTCAGGTAGTCTCAACTTGATCCTCGTCCCTGTCGGATGTCTGGGCAGTGGATTAATATCTGGTTACCTTGGGAGAAGGAAGACGATGATGATATTAAATGCTCCGTTCATCGCTGCCTGGATTATGTACTATTATTCCTACAACTCGTCCATGCTTTTTTGTGCCTTAGCCATGACGGGGCTTACCGGTGGCCTCTTGGAAGCACCGGTGCTAACGTATGTCGCAGAGGTGACGCAACCACACCTTCGGGGCATGCTATCAGCGACTTCGACCATGTCCGTAATTCTCGGCATCTTTATTCAAATGCTAGCGGGTAGCTTGACCACCTGGAGGATGGTCGCTCTCGTAAACATGATGTTTCCGATATTGTGCTTCGTCTTACTGTGTCTGATTCCCGAAAGTCCTCATTGGCTCATTGGTaaggagaaggaaaaatcATGTAACGTTTATTTACTACTGCGTCCGTCCGCAGTGGATGCACGGAGGGAAAGGAACTCTTGAACCAACGAAACAGATTTTATTGGTGTGCATTCACTTAAATCCGGTATCCCTAATTTCTTCCAAATACGACGACTTTAATTCAACGATTTTGATTTGGTTAATTTGCCAAAATGAATCAGTCAAGCGAATTCCTTGATTCAACAAAAGCCTTTCTTGTCGCGATGGTGTGAAGTATTCATTCGAGTGAACCTGTTGATGCGTTTCCGACATTGAGTCAACTAAATATGATCTCATTTCAAGTTTATATGTTGTTCCTCCAAGTCGCATGTTCGTTGACAGAAACAATTAggtatttcaaatgaaatatgtaCACGAATCTAGccaagaaaaaattaacatcgATCGAATGCCATACTTTGTTGATCTAGCCGGACCTTGTTTAGCGTAATCAACTGGTTCAATCGGTTGCACCAATTTGTTTACGAGGTAAATGAAACACCACATGCGTTGAAAGAAGTACAGAATATATTCATCGTAGACGTCAGTACGTTAGTATTATAAACGGCTACCAGGCGGTGAACTTTCTCGCTATGGAAGTAGCTTTGAAAATTCTCATAAAACTGGGTCGTCACCTTGAAAGTCAGAATTTGTACATCTACGTATACAACCATAAGGTTTCAGGTATCACCTATCAAGTATCGGGAAAATGCCACAAAATATCGCGTCAACGGAATTACAAATGATATATCGTGCGATGAATACGTCTTGTGCGCTTGAGTAATTCTAAGTTTTAGCCATCGCAAATGATTTTtgtgacaaaaaatttcattacctGCTTCAACGATTGAACTCTTGACTCAACAAGAAAACATGAactggaaaaaatttaatctgtTCCGATACaacgatttcatatttttaaaataaaaacgattgCGGTGcgttcaatcaaatttttagcCATTTCAatacgaggttgaagttggtaacgttatcgtaatgaaacattggggaaaaaatcactattttcttaattttacaatgattttgaagAAACCAATATTTCGAAACACAAGTGCGATATTTTTCGCTCATATTTTCTGGGACTTTTTCAGAAAAGGGACGCATGAAGGAGGCTTTAAAGGCGTTGCGCTGGCTTCGGGGATGGGTGCCTGCCGACCACGTCCGGGAGGAATACAACACCGTCTGCGAGTCCATTCAAAAGCCGCAGCAATTAGAAGCAGCGGGTGGAGAAAGAGCCTGGAGGCACTACACGAATCGCACCTTCTGGGTGCCCTTTTTCTTGGTCAGCTGGGCCTTCCTTGTCGGTCACTTTGGCGGCATGACGCCGTTGCAGACGTTCGCAGTGTCTGTCTTCGGTGAACTTCATGCGCCCATCGAGCAATTCAAAGCCACGGTGTTTATGGGCGCTGCTGAACTCCTCGGCACGTTGTCTTGCGTAATTCTGATACACTTTACTGGAAAACGGATTATCGCCTTGAGTTCCATTCTCAGCACGGCCGTCTGTTTCTCTATCGCTGCGCTTTACGGTAACTTGATCCAGCGAGGCCTCATCATAGGCGAAGACTACTCTTGGATTCCAACTTACGCCTTGATTGGTGCCGCTTACCTTAGTCACTTCGGAATTAGATTGCTGCCCTGGATACTCATAGGGGAGGTTTTCTCATCACAGGTACTCTTGCACGATTATCCATGTagcaatttttcttccatcaaCATTagttttatgatttttcaaatccattCTCATTCGAGAGCATGTTATATGTTTATATCACCTGCCACTTCGACGGATTTATAATAACGGATAGATTTGATTCTTTTGAACGTTATGCTAATAAAACGAAATGGTTTCAGGTCCGGAGTGTTGCAGCGGGTGCAGTCAGTGCTTTTGGATATGCGTGTGGCTTCGTCGTGAACAAGGTTTACCTCTACATGAAAAATGGAATGACACTGGCCGGTACATTTTGGTTTTACTCGGCGGTCGGGTTTGTGGGGGCCATCGTAATCTACTTCATTCTGCCGGAAACGGAGGGACGGACTCTCAGAGAGATCCAGGAACATTACGCAGGAACTCATGATCTAAAAACTAGGCCGAGAAAAGAAGATCTACCgattaaagaaaaatggaCTGTGTCTAACCCGATTCCAGTGGTCGATGATGTGGAAAGTAAGCTCTAAAGTGAAAGTCAAGGTCTTCCTACCTTTAAATGGGTAACGGAAGTCAGAACCTTGATAATGTGACGAGTATTACGAAACGGTTGTGAAACTCAGAAGACTAGTTAGTTTGAGGTAACGAGTTCAACtactttaaaaataaacaaacaagtTCTGCGGTATTTATTGTGCATTTTCAGTTGcaaagattttcaaacacTCGAACCTGAAAGGAATGCATGAGTTTGCAAGGCATTCGTACACGAAAGTGGGAGCAGCTGCATGTTCATCGTTAAGAATAATATCAAGCGGACACATCCTCAGATTTACCGTATCTATTTTTAATACACTTAGAaagtcattttttatttctgtgaataattattttgtacaaatcgtcaatattatttatatctaACGATGACATTGAGGTAGCCATAGTAATTATTTGTATAGTATATTTGACCTCCTGTTGTGATTACTATAATGATGTACCGgtaagataaaatttttatcaagcATAAATATATTGTCAATGATTCCATACGGTTATTCCATATTTTGCATTCATCTACAGTAAAAATAACGGTTCGTATAACGACGCTCTAGAACCCATTCCACACAGTGGAATGAAAACTACTATAAGCGACACCGGGCCAACTTTGAGAGAATATGGGGCAAAGTATCCTTCAACATTTATCTCAGTCCACATCTATTTCTGAATCAGTTGGTTCGTTTAATTGTATTATCGAtgtttcagtttttttattttagtactTGACGTACAAATCGGCCAAAAAAAGTTCCTGATATTGATACTacagaaaaaagtaataagATTCCAAAAATCGTAACGACACTGAAGCGCAGAAATGCTTAAGTTGAttgtttgaaacaattttggAAGAACGATGCAGACATATTTAGACTTAGTCTTGTATTAGTAACCAGTGGTAGTGCAGGAGTTGATAACAATTTTTGATTCTACGGTGTTCTAGAtgtctttttttaattcctgGAGGTCTAATTAGTGGAACGGGGGTTTTCTAGATCGATTCTGTGCCGAATATTGCTAAtttcgaaaatcgtaaaaaagaaacccatttgtattttcaagacttgatatttcatattttgccGAATgctaaaattaatttatgacCACGTTCCGATGTGATTTTGTGAAGGAAGTCAGGTGCGGGTAGCCTAAAATAAGTATGATCAAAAGCGGATCAAGAGTTTACACAGTCgatgaacgaaaatttttcactcatctTCATCGTAATATTTCAGCTGTTGATCGTACGCTGTTTTCGAAGTCTTTTTTGGAGTTCCGAGGATTCAATTAGGCATTGAAGGTTCCTCAAAATCGATTCTCAGACCAAGAATTTCTTACCTTCAAAAGTTGCAAAAAAGGAAACTGACTAactcgttttcattttttgagcTAAATTCTCGTGGATTTTGAAACATGCGACACTAGATTTATTCTGACCCACTTTCGATGTTCTGCGAGAAAAACGTTTGCGCCTAGTTCCAAATTACTACTAGGAAAGTTATTAGGTGTTCTGTCGCAGATTTCATTCGAGTTGCCCATGGGTCCTGTGCTGCTTTCGGCTTTTTTTTATGGTATGGCTCCAGGTCCACTATCTGGAGAAACGCGACTTCAGGAGCGAGCGCTCCTAACTCCTACCACCTCCaaacacctcctaccatttcctATCACCTCCTACCACCTTCTATTGTTaacgaacacctccaaccaccccCTAATACCTTCTACCACCTCTTACCACCTCCTACCACATCCAACTACCTCTTCACACCTTAGACCAACTCCTACCACCCTGTACGACCCCCTTGCACCTGGTATGGTAGGGTGTGAGATAGGGTAAGGtggggtagggtagggtagggtaggtgCTAGGGGGTGGTAGGAGCTGCTAGAAGGTGTTAGGGAGAATTGGAcgtggtaggaggtggtcaAAGGTAATAaggggtggttgaaggtgttAGGGGATgattggaggtgttcggaaacgGTAGCAGGTGGTAGGAGCTGGTAGGAGGTCAAAGAAGGTGGCAGGGGGTGGTTGGAGGTCGACGGAGATGGTAGGAGGTGTTTGGTGGTGGTAAGGGGTGGTGGGAGGTGTTTGGAGGTGGTAGGACGTAggagcgcttgtccctgaAGACGAGTTTCACCAgctagcggacctggagcgcagaaaccaGGGAGCGCTTGTCTTGGTATTCAAGTTTcattaattaaatcactgttttgccaagaattttggaagaaatttattgtcattattaatttcttgtatgacCGACGAATCGTTGAGTATACACGGGCTTGGGCTTACCActgcgaagactgtgttattcggaaggtgaatgcagccagcatcatgtcgaaatcggtaactctctgatgttctgcaacaagttctcaactctaccgttggaacatctcagAGGGCGCAAGCgcacgacgattttcggttATCACACCAAAGCCCATTACGGCAACTgtcttcatatttttcagtgaACGAGACAACCTACATACATATTCATTCATCTTGCGACGTGTCGGTAACATGAAATTGGTAGATAAGGTAGAGCGCCCGTTTCAAGAGCACCGTCAGCTATTGCATGCACAAATTTCGGTTCTTAGCGTCATCAGCAGAACATCTTGTGAACTATTTGATCCGGAAGTGCATGTCTGCGCATGCGCTCTTCCCGCATCATCGTCTGCTAGTAATGACATCCGGTTCAAGGTCCATGCAAGTCGTCCCATTGGCCATTGAGTCGTGCATCAGTATTCCGTATCCACGACCCTCGTGCGCACGTGAGTAGTTGATTTGAGGAGTGTGAGGTCTCAGATTGCGGAACCAGAGCCGAGCCGAGTTGTTCGCCGATACGTTTTAGGACTTTGATTACTCTCGGTAGTGTTTTGTGCCGGCTGAGCGATGTCGTGGTTGTTCGGATACCGTAACCCCCAGCAACCCCAGGACTTCTCGCAATTCGCACAACCACCAGCCTTAGGAGGTGGACCCCCCGGCGGCGGATCACCCGGCGGAGGGGGTGACCAGCCTCCGAAAAATTTAACCAAATCACAAATGGAAGCTTACAGATTTGACTCGAGCGCGCTCGAAAGGGCCGCGGCTGCTGCCAAGGAACTAGAGAGATCAAGTACGGTAATTTTCCCCTCAATCTTCATTCAAAATAATCACCATTATGTAAGATTACGTAATTCTCAGAGCGGGGTTATGTCTTGGCCATGCCGGCCGTCGATCTCCCCCCATGCTAAAGCCTGGATGATGAAAGAGCTTCTATTATGTCGTGCGAAGAATCGTTCATTGgatgcattttttatttcaatttagcATCTTGCGATTAAATCCCTTGCAATTTTCCTCTAAAAATGGCTATGCAAAACTAGCCATTAACTAAGTTACACTTCCCTCTGTTTTTGCTACAATAATCTTCAAATTTCCTTCGATCAAAGTATCGGTAGGTACCAGAAAACATTGTCACGAAATTACACAAATGTCGAATTCTGGAGCAAAAAGCAAATGTTCTAATACCCAGAGTAACTACAAGATCTGTCCGCCCTTGTTTTTGCATGTATTTCCTAGGGATAGTTTTACTCGATATATTTTATCCCACCGATGCCATGCGCCAGTGAAATACAGTGTTCTTGACTTTACTCTACATTTGCAGGCCACGCCAAAGATGCTCTCGAGCTATCGAAGCTTCAAGAAACGACGAGGCAGGTGGAAATGCAGACCAAGCTGAAAGAGTATGAAGCTCACATTGAGCAGATGAAAGCTGAACAAAAAAGAGTGGAGGGCGATGAAAGGAGAAAAACAATGCAAGAGGAGACGAAACAGCATCAAATGCGGGCTCAATACCAGGACCAGCTAGCAAGAAAACGTTACGACGATCAGCTGGGTCAGCAGCAAAGAATGAATGACGAGAATCTTAGACGGCAGGAAGAGTCTGTAGCAAAACAGGAAGCGATGAGAAAGGCAACTATTGAACACGAAATGGAATTGAGGCATAAAaacgaaatgaagaaattagACGCTGAACTTAGAGCGAAGGCAAAGGTTGACCGAGAAAACCAAGATTTAAATTTAGAAAAGATTAGACTAAAAGCTTCTGAGAACAGGATTACAGTTCTAGAATCAATTAAGTAAGTATGTTCGAGATGTGATTTAATTTGTGAGGAAGAGagacttttcaaaaatagaaATGTATAATGCTCA is a window of Neodiprion pinetum isolate iyNeoPine1 chromosome 4, iyNeoPine1.2, whole genome shotgun sequence DNA encoding:
- the LOC124216750 gene encoding facilitated trehalose transporter Tret1 — translated: MGPSSNQDQTISNNRKLPQNEQNITSGPEVIAVSKSRQAAPQVLAVGAKNLLLLSYGCTIGFSTILLPALQKAEPEIDVTLDEITWISSLNLILVPVGCLGSGLISGYLGRRKTMMILNAPFIAAWIMYYYSYNSSMLFCALAMTGLTGGLLEAPVLTYVAEVTQPHLRGMLSATSTMSVILGIFIQMLAGSLTTWRMVALVNMMFPILCFVLLCLIPESPHWLIEKGRMKEALKALRWLRGWVPADHVREEYNTVCESIQKPQQLEAAGGERAWRHYTNRTFWVPFFLVSWAFLVGHFGGMTPLQTFAVSVFGELHAPIEQFKATVFMGAAELLGTLSCVILIHFTGKRIIALSSILSTAVCFSIAALYGNLIQRGLIIGEDYSWIPTYALIGAAYLSHFGIRLLPWILIGEVFSSQVRSVAAGAVSAFGYACGFVVNKVYLYMKNGMTLAGTFWFYSAVGFVGAIVIYFILPETEGRTLREIQEHYAGTHDLKTRPRKEDLPIKEKWTVSNPIPVVDDVESKL